A single Rattus norvegicus strain BN/NHsdMcwi chromosome 5, GRCr8, whole genome shotgun sequence DNA region contains:
- the Ttc39a gene encoding tetratricopeptide repeat protein 39A isoform X5: MPSTHPLPLIPQTLSMLPTRILRLLEFVGFSGNKDYGLLQLEEGATGHSFRAVLCVMLLLCYHTFLTFVLGTGNVNIEEAEKLLKPYLNRYPKGAIFLFFAGRIEAIKGNIDAAVRRFEECCEAQQHWKQFHHMCYWELMWCFTYKGQWKMAYFYADLLSKENSWSKATYIYMKAAYLSMFGKEDYKPFGDDEVELFRAVPGLKLKIAGKSLPTEKFAIRKSRRYLSPNPISLPIPALEMMYIWNGYAVIGKQQKLTDGMLAVITKAEEMLAMGPENEYSADDDCLVKLLKGLCLKYLGRIQEAEENFRSISANEKKIKYDHYLIPNALLELALLFMEQGRNEEAIKLLDSAKQNYKNYSMESRTHFRIQAATLQARSSLGDGSRSPVSSVSL, from the exons ATGCCCTCCACACACCCACTGCCTCTGATCCCGCAGACGCTGTCCATGCTTCCCACTAGGATTCTGAGGCTACTGGAGTTTGTCGGGTTTTCAGGAAACAAG GACTACGGGCTGCTGCAGCTGGAGGAGGGCGCGACCGGGCACAGCTTCCGCGCAGTGCTGTGCGTCATGCTGTTGCTGTGTTATCACACCTTCCTCACCTTCGTGCTCG gTACTGGGAATGTCAACATCGaggaggcagagaagctgctgaagCCCTACCTGAACCGATACCCCAAG GGCGCCATCTTCCTGTTCTTTGCTGGGCGGATTGAAGCTATCAAAGGAAATATTGATGCT GCTGTCCGGCGGTTTGAAGAGTGCTGTGAGGCTCAGCAGCACTGGAAGCAGTTTCACCACATGTGCTACTGGGAGCTGATGTGGTGCTTTACCTACAAGGGTCAGTGGAAAATGGCCTACTTCTATGCCGACCTGCTGAGCAAGGAGAACTCCTGGTCCAAG GCCACCTATATCTACATGAAGGCTGCCTACCTCAGCATGTTTGGGAAGGAAGACTACAAGCCATTCGGGGACGATGAAGTGGAGTTGTTCAG GGCTGTGCCAGGCTTGAAGCTCAAGATTGCTGGGAAATCTCTACCCACAGAGAAGTTTGCTATCCGGAAGTCCAGGCGCtacctctcccccaaccccatctccttGCCAATCCCTGCTCTG GAGATGATGTACATCTGGAACGGCTATGCTGTGATTGGGAAGCAGCAGAAGCTCACTGATGGGATGCTGGCAGTCATCACCAAAGCTGAAGAGATGCTGGCCATGGGCCCAG AGAATGAGTACTCAGCAGATGACGACTGCCTGGTCAAATTGCTGAAAGGCCTATGTCTGAAATACCTGGGCCGAATCCAAGAGGCAGAGGAGAATTTCAGGAGCATTTCTGCAAA tgaaaagaaaattaaatatgacCATTACTTGATTCCAAATGCTCTACTGGAGCTGGCCCTGCTATTTATGGAGCAAGGCAGAAATGAAGAGGCCATCAAACTCCTAGACTCTGCAAA GCAAAACTACAAGAACTACTCCATGGAGTCAAGGACACATTTTCGGATCCAGGCAGCCACACTGCAGGCCAGATCTTCCCTAGGAGACGGCAGCAGATCCCCAGTCTCATCAGTGTCCCTGTAG